A window from Calliopsis andreniformis isolate RMS-2024a chromosome 5, iyCalAndr_principal, whole genome shotgun sequence encodes these proteins:
- the Dgt1 gene encoding KAT8 regulatory NSL complex subunit dim gamma-tubulin 1, with translation MFRIPKTMPVTTTTTTTTTATTTTGTTTSTTTTIVKKPKQMHTCLYTSYECTQPCLEGYNYCSKHILEDPNAPFKQCGFVYNTNGRKCLNPGPKLDRRDVTYCAEHTRKAQMARIKSTSRHSLQQTPEMLLLNLSHYVKPTDSSTEDTEDEEGKVKALDPFTEVDAYRVNASGCDILDYASSSDSDVEPTVINDTLRNSVLDDSDNESLYSAQDDPLKHAGIFTAEEVIYIAREKLIRLQSLYIDQFRRLQYTLKEKRRRYLHTLKKEKETLCSIHDQPKETAKEKKIYEKLKALNRYHRRSGVEAILYRKSLERRAQASDGSAQKIPSVSKCIFTEGGVKCGERTLPAAKHCRKHILKDQHQVLFKACGAVRADIECHEPVPVIFDTNCVFHMNLPLECKLESMKFQETKPEPREISITDNQSMEIDVVGEIQEIDPDDDMAGLMREMSDAAHIKPAFNESLNSEASTDTAFSLSAQMSDRDDLVSV, from the exons ATGTTTCGTATCCCAAAAACAATGCCTGTgactactactactaccactacaaccactgctactactactactggTACTACAACTAGTACTACTACTACAATTGTGAAAAAACCGAAGCAAATGCATACATGTTTATACACGTCATACGAATGTACACAACCCTGTCTcgaaggatataattattgctCCAAACATATCCTTGAGGATCCAAATGCACCTTTCAAACAGTGTGGTTTTGTATATAATACTAATGGTAGAAAATGCCTAAATCCAGGTCCAAAATTGGACAGAAGAGATGTAAC gtACTGTGCAGAACATACTAGGAAAGCTCAAATGGCACGTATAAAGTCAACATCGCGTCATTCTTTGCAGCAAACACCTGAAATGCTCTTACTTAATTTAAGTCACTATGTGAAGCCAACAGATTCAAGTACAGAAGATACAGAAGATGAAGAAGGGAAAGTCAAAGCATTAGATCCTTTTA CTGAAGTTGATGCATATAGAGTAAATGCAAGTGGATGTGATATTTTAGATTATGCAAGTTCCTCTGACAGTGATGTTGAACCTACAGTAATAAATGACACGTTAAGAAATAGTGTCCTCGATGATAGTGATAATGAAAGTTTATACAGTGCACAAGATGATCCCTTGAA gcATGCAGGTATTTTTACCGCTGAAGAGGTAATATACATCGCACGGGAAAAACTGATTAGATTACAGTCGctttacatagatcagtttagaAGACTGCAATACACACTTAAAGAAAAACGACGAAGGTATTTACATACACTTAAGAAGGAAAAAGAAACGCTGTGTAGCATACATGACCAACCAAAAGAGACtgcaaaagaaaaaaagatcTATGAAAAATTGAAAGCTCTAAACCGTTATCATAGACGCAGTGGAGTTGAAGCTATATTGTATAGAAAATCATTAGAACGTAGAGCACAG GCAAGCGATGGGTCTGCACAAAAAATACCAAGTGTGTCCAAATGTATTTTTACAGAAGGTGGTGTGAAATGTGGGGAAAGAACACTTCCTGCTGCCAAGCATTGTCGTAAACACATACTTAAA GATCAACATCAAGTTTTGTTTAAAGCATGTGGAGCAGTAAGAGCAGACATAGAATGCCATGAACCAGTACCTGTAATTTTTGATACAAATTGTGTGTTTCACATGAATTTACCATTGGAGTGTAAATTGGAATCTATGAAG TTTCAAGAAACGAAACCTGAGCCGCGAGAAATATCAATAACAGATAATCAATCCATGGAGATTGATGTAGTAGGTGAAATTCAAGAGATTGATCCAGATGATGATATGGCTGGACTAATGAGAGAAATGAGTGACGCAGCACACATAAAACCAGCATTTAATGAAAGTTTAAATAGCGAAGCTAGTACAGACACAGCATTTAGTTTATCGGCACAAATGAGTGATAGGGATGACCTGGTTTCTGTATGA